A portion of the Pseudomonas synxantha BG33R genome contains these proteins:
- a CDS encoding ABC transporter permease has product MYLFRLAMASLANRRFTAILTAFAIALSVCLLLAVERVRVEARNSFASTISGTDLIVGARSGSVNLLLYSVFRIGNATNNIRWDSFEHFAASPQVKWAIPISLGDSHRGYRVMGTNESYFEHYQYGRKQNLELASGRAFATDPFEVVLGAEVADALHYKLGDKLVLAHGVAVVSLVKHDDKPFTVVGILKRTGTPVDRTLHISLGGMEAIHVDWHNGVPAQGKGRISADQARNMDLTPQAITAFMLGLNNKISTFALQRDINEFRGEPMLAILPGVALQELWSMMGTAEKALFVISLFVVLTGLIGMLTAILTSLNERRREMAILRSVGARPWHIASLLIFEAFALALSGVVAGVGLLYVCIAASRGYLQANYGLDLPMSWPSEYEWTLLAGILAAALLMGSVPAWRAYRQSLADGLSIRL; this is encoded by the coding sequence ATGTATCTGTTTCGTCTAGCTATGGCCAGCCTCGCTAACCGCCGCTTTACTGCGATCCTCACTGCCTTCGCCATCGCGCTTTCCGTGTGCTTGTTGCTGGCGGTGGAGCGCGTGCGTGTCGAGGCGCGCAACAGTTTTGCCAGCACCATCAGCGGTACCGACCTGATCGTCGGGGCACGTTCGGGCTCGGTCAACCTGCTGCTGTATTCGGTGTTTCGCATCGGCAACGCCACCAACAACATCCGCTGGGACAGCTTTGAGCATTTCGCCGCCAGCCCCCAGGTGAAATGGGCCATTCCGATTTCCCTCGGCGACTCCCATCGCGGTTACCGCGTGATGGGCACCAACGAATCCTACTTCGAGCATTACCAGTACGGGCGCAAGCAAAACCTCGAACTGGCCAGCGGCCGCGCCTTTGCCACCGACCCGTTTGAAGTGGTGCTCGGCGCCGAAGTCGCCGACGCCCTGCATTACAAGCTCGGCGACAAGTTGGTACTCGCCCACGGCGTGGCGGTAGTCAGCCTGGTCAAGCACGACGACAAACCCTTCACCGTGGTCGGCATCCTCAAGCGTACCGGTACGCCGGTAGATCGCACGTTGCACATCAGCCTGGGTGGCATGGAGGCGATCCATGTCGACTGGCACAACGGTGTGCCGGCCCAGGGCAAAGGCCGCATCAGCGCCGACCAGGCGCGCAATATGGACCTGACGCCGCAAGCCATCACCGCGTTCATGCTCGGCCTGAACAACAAGATTTCCACCTTCGCCCTGCAACGAGATATCAATGAATTCCGTGGCGAGCCGATGCTGGCGATCCTGCCGGGCGTGGCGCTGCAAGAACTGTGGAGCATGATGGGCACCGCCGAGAAAGCCTTGTTCGTGATCTCGCTGTTCGTGGTGCTGACCGGCTTGATCGGCATGCTCACGGCGATCCTCACCAGCCTCAACGAGCGCCGCCGCGAGATGGCGATTCTGCGTTCGGTGGGTGCACGCCCCTGGCATATCGCGAGCCTGCTGATCTTCGAAGCCTTCGCCCTGGCCTTGTCCGGTGTGGTAGCAGGCGTGGGCCTGCTGTATGTCTGCATCGCCGCCTCCCGTGGTTACTTGCAGGCCAACTACGGGCTGGACCTGCCGATGTCCTGGCCGAGCGAATATGAATGGACCCTGCTGGCGGGTATCCTCGCTGCAGCGCTGTTGATGGGCAGCGTGCCCGCGTGGCGCGCCTATCGACAATCTTTGGCCGATGGCCTGTCCATCCGTTTATGA
- a CDS encoding ABC transporter ATP-binding protein, with protein sequence MTQALIELSDLGFNWPGHPQLLDIPAFRLEPGETLFLKGPSGSGKTTLLGLLGGVQKPCQGSIRLLGQELTELSAGARDRFRVDHTGYIFQQFNLLPFLSVRENVELPCHFSKLRAQRAKQRHGSVDQAAATLLAHLGLKDKDLLERRADSLSIGQQQRVAAARALIGQPELVIADEPTSALDYDAREAFIQLLFAECREAGASLLFVSHDQSLASLFDRNLSLAELNRAATPAEV encoded by the coding sequence ATGACTCAAGCGTTAATCGAACTGTCCGACCTGGGCTTCAACTGGCCCGGTCACCCGCAGTTGCTGGACATCCCCGCGTTCCGCCTGGAACCCGGGGAAACCCTGTTCCTCAAGGGCCCGAGCGGCAGTGGCAAGACCACGCTGCTGGGGCTGTTGGGGGGCGTGCAGAAACCCTGCCAGGGCAGCATCCGCCTGCTGGGGCAGGAGTTGACCGAACTCTCGGCCGGCGCCCGTGATCGTTTCCGTGTGGACCACACCGGCTACATCTTCCAGCAGTTCAACCTGCTGCCGTTTCTATCGGTGCGCGAAAACGTCGAGTTGCCATGCCACTTTTCCAAGCTGCGCGCGCAGCGGGCCAAGCAGCGCCACGGCAGTGTCGACCAGGCAGCCGCGACCCTGCTCGCGCACCTGGGCTTGAAGGACAAGGACTTGCTGGAGCGCCGCGCCGACTCGCTGTCTATCGGCCAGCAACAACGGGTGGCTGCCGCCCGTGCGTTGATCGGCCAACCGGAACTGGTGATCGCCGACGAGCCCACCTCGGCCCTGGACTATGACGCCCGCGAAGCGTTCATCCAGTTGCTGTTCGCTGAATGCCGTGAAGCTGGCGCCAGCCTGTTGTTTGTCAGCCATGACCAGAGCCTGGCGTCACTGTTCGACCGCAACCTGTCACTGGCCGAACTCAATCGCGCCGCCACGCCCGCAGAGGTTTGA
- a CDS encoding sugar nucleotide-binding protein — translation MRMRLMLLGGGNALGQALIRLGAEEDIGFLAPKPPQDGWDAASLTQLLDDTRPDALINLAYYFDWFQAETVSETRLAAQEFAIERLAELCQHHSITLLQPSSYRVFDGSRATAYSEKDEPVPLGLRGQALWRIEQSVRATCPQHVLLRFGWLLDDSVDGTLGRFLARAEKPDELLMADDRRGNPTPVDDAARVIISVLKQLDCAAPLWGTYHYAGHEATTPLALGQAILTEARNFHPLAIESPTAQAHAARPDAAEEPQHAVLACKKILHTFGIKPRAWRAGLPALLDRFYRHS, via the coding sequence ATGCGAATGCGCCTTATGTTACTGGGCGGCGGGAATGCCCTCGGGCAGGCGCTGATTCGCCTCGGTGCAGAGGAAGACATCGGTTTCCTCGCCCCCAAACCGCCCCAAGACGGCTGGGATGCCGCGAGCCTTACCCAATTGCTCGACGACACCCGTCCCGATGCATTGATCAACCTCGCCTACTATTTCGACTGGTTCCAGGCCGAAACCGTGAGCGAAACCCGCTTGGCCGCCCAGGAGTTCGCCATCGAACGCCTGGCTGAATTGTGCCAGCACCACAGCATCACGCTGCTGCAACCGTCCAGCTACCGGGTGTTCGATGGTTCCCGCGCCACCGCCTACAGCGAAAAAGACGAGCCGGTGCCCCTGGGCCTGCGCGGCCAGGCGTTGTGGCGTATCGAGCAGAGCGTGCGCGCCACTTGCCCGCAACATGTGCTGCTGCGATTTGGCTGGTTGCTCGATGACAGTGTCGACGGCACGCTCGGGCGGTTCCTGGCCCGGGCCGAAAAGCCCGATGAACTACTGATGGCCGACGACCGTCGTGGCAACCCGACGCCGGTAGACGATGCCGCACGGGTGATTATCTCGGTGCTCAAGCAGCTTGATTGCGCGGCGCCGCTCTGGGGCACCTATCATTACGCCGGGCATGAGGCGACTACGCCGTTGGCGCTGGGCCAGGCGATTCTGACCGAAGCGCGCAACTTCCACCCGCTGGCGATCGAGTCGCCGACTGCCCAGGCCCATGCGGCCCGGCCGGATGCGGCAGAGGAACCGCAGCACGCGGTGCTGGCCTGCAAGAAAATCCTGCATACCTTCGGCATCAAGCCCAGGGCATGGCGGGCGGGACTTCCGGCGTTGCTGGACCGGTTCTACCGCCACAGCTGA
- a CDS encoding DUF3299 domain-containing protein — protein sequence MRRALFALLLLTAVPVWADEQPKDLSWQEMIPPDAPPEVPNMKPLHDLSNMADALSVEAAPAAKQDLPNAPVVQSLDGQHIRLPGYIVPLEVSEEGRTTEFLLVPYFGACIHVPPPPSNQIVHVKSEVGVKLDELYQPYWIEGAMQVKPSSSELADAGYQMDAEKIYMYELQE from the coding sequence ATGCGTCGTGCCCTGTTTGCCCTGTTGCTGTTGACGGCCGTACCCGTGTGGGCGGATGAACAGCCCAAGGACCTGTCCTGGCAGGAAATGATCCCGCCGGATGCGCCACCGGAAGTGCCTAATATGAAGCCGCTGCACGACCTGTCAAACATGGCCGATGCCTTGTCCGTCGAGGCGGCGCCGGCGGCCAAGCAGGATCTGCCCAACGCGCCGGTGGTGCAGAGCCTCGACGGCCAGCACATCCGCCTGCCGGGGTATATCGTGCCACTGGAAGTCAGCGAAGAAGGCCGCACCACCGAGTTTCTGCTGGTGCCGTATTTCGGCGCGTGCATCCACGTGCCGCCACCGCCGTCGAACCAGATCGTGCATGTGAAAAGTGAAGTCGGGGTGAAACTCGATGAGCTGTACCAGCCGTACTGGATCGAAGGCGCGATGCAGGTCAAGCCGTCGTCGAGTGAACTGGCCGACGCCGGTTACCAGATGGATGCCGAGAAGATTTACATGTACGAGCTGCAGGAGTAG
- a CDS encoding DUF2796 domain-containing protein, with amino-acid sequence MRRLLLALPFALLPLAVAHAHEEHDHEHGSLGVHEHGVGRLNAVLDGKALELELDSPAMNLVGFEHVATSAADKAKVAGVRKQLENPLALFNLPKAAGCVVSSQELNSPLFGDKPEADHDDDDHATDGKGAAAHEHHHDHSEIHAHYQFTCATPTALSNLDLSQVFKTFPATQKIQVQLIGPSGQQGVDATATAATLKF; translated from the coding sequence ATGCGCCGTTTGCTGCTTGCTTTGCCGTTCGCCCTGCTGCCACTGGCTGTTGCCCACGCTCATGAAGAGCATGACCACGAGCACGGCAGCCTCGGCGTCCATGAACACGGGGTCGGCCGTCTCAATGCCGTGCTGGATGGCAAGGCCCTTGAGCTTGAACTGGACAGCCCGGCCATGAACCTGGTGGGTTTCGAGCATGTAGCGACCAGCGCCGCCGATAAAGCCAAGGTCGCCGGTGTACGCAAACAACTGGAGAACCCGTTGGCCCTGTTCAACCTGCCCAAGGCCGCAGGGTGTGTGGTCAGCAGCCAGGAACTCAATAGCCCGCTGTTCGGTGACAAACCAGAAGCCGACCATGACGACGATGACCACGCCACCGACGGCAAAGGCGCCGCCGCCCACGAGCACCATCACGACCACAGCGAAATCCACGCCCATTACCAATTCACCTGTGCTACGCCGACGGCGCTGAGCAACCTCGATCTGAGCCAAGTGTTCAAGACCTTCCCTGCGACGCAGAAAATTCAGGTACAACTGATCGGCCCAAGCGGTCAGCAAGGTGTTGACGCGACGGCCACCGCCGCCACCCTGAAGTTCTGA
- a CDS encoding OmpW/AlkL family protein, translated as MNKSLLGASLFALALVAPVAHAHQAGDILVRAGAITVNPEADSGKVKVDQGPLAGTNLGGKATMSSDTQLGLNFAYMITDHVGIELLAATPFEHDVKLKNTALGAANGKLGSLKHLPPTLSVVYYPLDNKSAFQPYVGAGINYTWIYDEHVGGRAQQAGFSNFKAENSWGWAAQIGADYMINDNWMINAQARYIDISTKATVDNNALGQGTRAKVNVDVDPMVYMVGIGYKF; from the coding sequence ATGAACAAGTCTCTGCTCGGCGCGTCCCTCTTCGCGCTCGCCCTCGTCGCCCCGGTCGCACACGCTCACCAGGCGGGCGATATTCTGGTGCGTGCCGGTGCAATCACCGTCAACCCGGAGGCCGACAGCGGCAAGGTCAAGGTTGACCAGGGCCCGCTGGCCGGCACCAACCTGGGCGGCAAGGCGACCATGAGCAGCGACACCCAACTGGGCTTGAACTTCGCCTACATGATCACCGACCACGTCGGTATCGAATTGCTGGCCGCTACACCGTTCGAGCATGACGTGAAACTCAAGAACACCGCACTGGGCGCCGCCAACGGCAAGCTCGGCTCGCTCAAGCACCTGCCGCCGACCCTGAGCGTCGTGTACTACCCGCTGGACAACAAGTCGGCATTCCAGCCGTACGTGGGCGCCGGTATCAACTACACCTGGATCTACGACGAACACGTCGGCGGTCGCGCTCAACAAGCCGGCTTCAGCAACTTCAAGGCCGAAAACTCCTGGGGCTGGGCCGCACAGATCGGCGCCGACTACATGATCAACGACAACTGGATGATCAACGCCCAGGCGCGCTACATCGACATCAGCACCAAGGCGACTGTGGATAACAATGCGCTGGGCCAGGGCACTCGGGCCAAGGTCAATGTGGACGTGGATCCGATGGTTTACATGGTGGGTATTGGTTACAAGTTCTAA